The Paraburkholderia hospita genome includes a window with the following:
- a CDS encoding D-alanyl-lipoteichoic acid biosynthesis protein DltD — protein sequence MMAMTRNEFEEKIGKVLHDHGAGVTADLTDDLVAYWNGHAVSYVLVSETPSGSSYEEFVMDDDQWTTWRSWLEAWTYAPTFSVRPEVRNWLSEGPPADEDN from the coding sequence ATGATGGCGATGACCCGTAACGAGTTTGAAGAAAAGATCGGGAAGGTTCTGCACGACCATGGCGCCGGCGTGACAGCCGACCTGACTGACGACCTGGTCGCTTACTGGAATGGTCATGCCGTCTCCTACGTTCTTGTTAGTGAAACGCCGTCTGGCTCAAGCTATGAGGAGTTTGTCATGGACGACGACCAATGGACGACCTGGCGATCGTGGCTCGAGGCATGGACGTATGCACCAACTTTCAGCGTACGTCCGGAAGTGCGCAACTGGCTGTCGGAGGGGCCTCCTGCTGACGAGGACAACTGA